In the genome of Rhodamnia argentea isolate NSW1041297 chromosome 3, ASM2092103v1, whole genome shotgun sequence, one region contains:
- the LOC115743016 gene encoding uncharacterized protein LOC115743016 isoform X1 has translation MSDSDRSRMIPDGWIFRRKIWRGSDASHYFCPATGQRFSTYKALMHYVEYAKKAKVSIYAPDFGAGKSSGKRKGRSRAKTKVCKPATRGKVPRKGEMAASAALEELPSDVGQITVPKSGISGKFPPKNWEEACLPDSKEVSPAVGQTKVSHQRTEAGSAALKQLPSDVGQNKVLKFGIGGEFPPKGWKEACLADPEKIFPAVDQTKVPRKRTEAGSAALKQLPSAVGQNKVPKFGISENIPCKRRKAACLLDAKELSPAVNQTNVPTVGMRAELPPERREEACLPDLKLLSPGDNYSKDLKSALGVEYPPKRLREGYLQLSPAVDPTSIWSPPIRAKIPPRRKNYFGQSSNLGVINESEVNIGSMDMSTMGDFGGFQPYAPLEGGSSETNYDWAFEENIFPFRAEFEAGEEPTISALDNGVQIYMEPSRPCIEHQYRRRNERNKSTRPTVGQLRKKET, from the exons ATGTCTGATTCTGATAGATCTAGAATGATCCCTGATGGCTGGATTTTTCGGCGCAAGATCTGGCGTGGATCTGATGCCTCG CATTACTTCTGTCCTGCCACAGGCCAAAGATTTTCAACCTATAAAGCCCTTATGCACTATGTGGAATATGCTAAAAAAGCAAAGGTTTCCATCTATGCGCCG GACTTTGGTGCTGGTAAATCATCAGGCAAGAGAAAAGGTCGCTCACGTGCTAAGACCAAAGTTTGTAAGCCAGCGACCAGAGGAAAAGTTCCTCGCAAAGGGGAAATGGCTGCATCAGCAGCTCTCGAGGAGCTTCCCTCAG ATGTTGGTCAGATCACGGTTCCAAAGTCTGGAATAAGTGGAAAGTTTCCTCCTAAAAATTGGGAGGAAGCATGCCTGCCAGATTCAAAGGAGGTTTCCCCAG CTGTCGGTCAGACCAAAGTTTCTCACCAAAGGACAGAAGCTGGCTCAGCAGCTCTCAAGCAGCTTCCCTCAG ATGTTGGCCAGAACAAGGTTCTGAAGTTTGGAATAGGTGGAGAATTTCCTCCTAAAGGATGGAAGGAAGCATGCCTGGCAGATCCGGAGAAAATTTTCCCAG CCGTCGATCAGACCAAAGTTCCTCGCAAAAGGACGGAGGCTGGCTCAGCAGCTCTCAAGCAGCTTCCCTCAG CTGTTGGTCAGAATAAGGTTCCGAAGTTCGGAATTAGTGAAAACATTCCTTGTAAAAGGAGGAAGGCAGCATGCCTGCTGGATGCGAAGGAGCTTTCCCCAG CCGTTAACCAGACCAACGTCCCGACAGTAGGAATGAGAGCAGAACTTCCTCCGGAAAGGAGGGAGGAAGCTTGTCTGCCAGATCTGAAGTTGCTTTCCCCAG GCGACAATTACTCCAAAGACCTGAAGTCAGCATTGGGAGTAGAATATCCTCCCAAAAGGCTGAGGGAAGGTTATCTGCAGCTTTCCCCAG CTGTAGATCCTACCAGCATTTGGAGCCCGCCAATCAGAGCTAAAATTCCTCCTAGAAGGAAGAACTACTTTGGCCAGAGCTCCAATTTAGGGGTCATCAATGAGA GCGAGGTTAACATCGGCTCAATGGACATGAGTACAATGGGGGATTTTGGTGGTTTTCAACCGTATGCTCCACTTGAAGGGGGCTCAAGTGAGACAAATTATGACTGGgcttttgaagaaaatattttccctttcCGAGCCGAGTTTGAAGCTGGTGAGGAACCTACCATCTCTGCCTTAGACAATGGTGTCCAAATTTACATGGAGCCGAGCAGGCCATGCATAGAGCATCAATATCGTAGGAGAAACGAGAGAAATAAAAGCACTCGTCCAACTGTCGGGCAACTCAGGAAGAAGGAAACCTGA
- the LOC115743016 gene encoding uncharacterized protein LOC115743016 isoform X3, whose protein sequence is MHYVEYAKKAKVSIYAPDFGAGKSSGKRKGRSRAKTKVCKPATRGKVPRKGEMAASAALEELPSDVGQITVPKSGISGKFPPKNWEEACLPDSKEVSPAVGQTKVSHQRTEAGSAALKQLPSDVGQNKVLKFGIGGEFPPKGWKEACLADPEKIFPAVDQTKVPRKRTEAGSAALKQLPSAVGQNKVPKFGISENIPCKRRKAACLLDAKELSPAVNQTNVPTVGMRAELPPERREEACLPDLKLLSPGDNYSKDLKSALGVEYPPKRLREGYLQLSPAVDPTSIWSPPIRAKIPPRRKNYFGQSSNLGVINESEVNIGSMDMSTMGDFGGFQPYAPLEGGSSETNYDWAFEENIFPFRAEFEAGEEPTISALDNGVQIYMEPSRPCIEHQYRRRNERNKSTRPTVGQLRKKET, encoded by the exons ATGCACTATGTGGAATATGCTAAAAAAGCAAAGGTTTCCATCTATGCGCCG GACTTTGGTGCTGGTAAATCATCAGGCAAGAGAAAAGGTCGCTCACGTGCTAAGACCAAAGTTTGTAAGCCAGCGACCAGAGGAAAAGTTCCTCGCAAAGGGGAAATGGCTGCATCAGCAGCTCTCGAGGAGCTTCCCTCAG ATGTTGGTCAGATCACGGTTCCAAAGTCTGGAATAAGTGGAAAGTTTCCTCCTAAAAATTGGGAGGAAGCATGCCTGCCAGATTCAAAGGAGGTTTCCCCAG CTGTCGGTCAGACCAAAGTTTCTCACCAAAGGACAGAAGCTGGCTCAGCAGCTCTCAAGCAGCTTCCCTCAG ATGTTGGCCAGAACAAGGTTCTGAAGTTTGGAATAGGTGGAGAATTTCCTCCTAAAGGATGGAAGGAAGCATGCCTGGCAGATCCGGAGAAAATTTTCCCAG CCGTCGATCAGACCAAAGTTCCTCGCAAAAGGACGGAGGCTGGCTCAGCAGCTCTCAAGCAGCTTCCCTCAG CTGTTGGTCAGAATAAGGTTCCGAAGTTCGGAATTAGTGAAAACATTCCTTGTAAAAGGAGGAAGGCAGCATGCCTGCTGGATGCGAAGGAGCTTTCCCCAG CCGTTAACCAGACCAACGTCCCGACAGTAGGAATGAGAGCAGAACTTCCTCCGGAAAGGAGGGAGGAAGCTTGTCTGCCAGATCTGAAGTTGCTTTCCCCAG GCGACAATTACTCCAAAGACCTGAAGTCAGCATTGGGAGTAGAATATCCTCCCAAAAGGCTGAGGGAAGGTTATCTGCAGCTTTCCCCAG CTGTAGATCCTACCAGCATTTGGAGCCCGCCAATCAGAGCTAAAATTCCTCCTAGAAGGAAGAACTACTTTGGCCAGAGCTCCAATTTAGGGGTCATCAATGAGA GCGAGGTTAACATCGGCTCAATGGACATGAGTACAATGGGGGATTTTGGTGGTTTTCAACCGTATGCTCCACTTGAAGGGGGCTCAAGTGAGACAAATTATGACTGGgcttttgaagaaaatattttccctttcCGAGCCGAGTTTGAAGCTGGTGAGGAACCTACCATCTCTGCCTTAGACAATGGTGTCCAAATTTACATGGAGCCGAGCAGGCCATGCATAGAGCATCAATATCGTAGGAGAAACGAGAGAAATAAAAGCACTCGTCCAACTGTCGGGCAACTCAGGAAGAAGGAAACCTGA
- the LOC115743016 gene encoding uncharacterized protein LOC115743016 isoform X2, translating to MSDSDRSRMIPDGWIFRRKIWRGSDASHYFCPATGQRFSTYKALMHYVEYAKKAKVSIYAPDFGAGKSSGKRKGRSRAKTKVCKPATRGKVPRKGEMAASAALEELPSDVGQITVPKSGISGKFPPKNWEEACLPDSKEVSPAVGQTKVSHQRTEAGSAALKQLPSDVGQNKVLKFGIGGEFPPKGWKEACLADPEKIFPAVDQTKVPRKRTEAGSAALKQLPSAVGQNKVPKFGISENIPCKRRKAACLLDAKELSPGDNYSKDLKSALGVEYPPKRLREGYLQLSPAVDPTSIWSPPIRAKIPPRRKNYFGQSSNLGVINESEVNIGSMDMSTMGDFGGFQPYAPLEGGSSETNYDWAFEENIFPFRAEFEAGEEPTISALDNGVQIYMEPSRPCIEHQYRRRNERNKSTRPTVGQLRKKET from the exons ATGTCTGATTCTGATAGATCTAGAATGATCCCTGATGGCTGGATTTTTCGGCGCAAGATCTGGCGTGGATCTGATGCCTCG CATTACTTCTGTCCTGCCACAGGCCAAAGATTTTCAACCTATAAAGCCCTTATGCACTATGTGGAATATGCTAAAAAAGCAAAGGTTTCCATCTATGCGCCG GACTTTGGTGCTGGTAAATCATCAGGCAAGAGAAAAGGTCGCTCACGTGCTAAGACCAAAGTTTGTAAGCCAGCGACCAGAGGAAAAGTTCCTCGCAAAGGGGAAATGGCTGCATCAGCAGCTCTCGAGGAGCTTCCCTCAG ATGTTGGTCAGATCACGGTTCCAAAGTCTGGAATAAGTGGAAAGTTTCCTCCTAAAAATTGGGAGGAAGCATGCCTGCCAGATTCAAAGGAGGTTTCCCCAG CTGTCGGTCAGACCAAAGTTTCTCACCAAAGGACAGAAGCTGGCTCAGCAGCTCTCAAGCAGCTTCCCTCAG ATGTTGGCCAGAACAAGGTTCTGAAGTTTGGAATAGGTGGAGAATTTCCTCCTAAAGGATGGAAGGAAGCATGCCTGGCAGATCCGGAGAAAATTTTCCCAG CCGTCGATCAGACCAAAGTTCCTCGCAAAAGGACGGAGGCTGGCTCAGCAGCTCTCAAGCAGCTTCCCTCAG CTGTTGGTCAGAATAAGGTTCCGAAGTTCGGAATTAGTGAAAACATTCCTTGTAAAAGGAGGAAGGCAGCATGCCTGCTGGATGCGAAGGAGCTTTCCCCAG GCGACAATTACTCCAAAGACCTGAAGTCAGCATTGGGAGTAGAATATCCTCCCAAAAGGCTGAGGGAAGGTTATCTGCAGCTTTCCCCAG CTGTAGATCCTACCAGCATTTGGAGCCCGCCAATCAGAGCTAAAATTCCTCCTAGAAGGAAGAACTACTTTGGCCAGAGCTCCAATTTAGGGGTCATCAATGAGA GCGAGGTTAACATCGGCTCAATGGACATGAGTACAATGGGGGATTTTGGTGGTTTTCAACCGTATGCTCCACTTGAAGGGGGCTCAAGTGAGACAAATTATGACTGGgcttttgaagaaaatattttccctttcCGAGCCGAGTTTGAAGCTGGTGAGGAACCTACCATCTCTGCCTTAGACAATGGTGTCCAAATTTACATGGAGCCGAGCAGGCCATGCATAGAGCATCAATATCGTAGGAGAAACGAGAGAAATAAAAGCACTCGTCCAACTGTCGGGCAACTCAGGAAGAAGGAAACCTGA
- the LOC115743017 gene encoding uncharacterized protein LOC115743017, with the protein MLMGHTDGLSERSTSNQLLPDPESELDNNEAADSSEEILYAASFEELARNHLKYDTIIWLSISLLLVLAWGVGIFMLIYLPIRRYVIRNDIHSRKLYVTPTKIVYKVSRPSFVPFWRPAMIEKHVPLSLVIDIIIEQGWLQSIYGIHTFRVESVAHRKAAPVDELQVQGVSNPGLLRKVIIREASKAIQDAGRSWKPTSFVVEGDSMARMTSVTEGSTFLKSPSKSWKMQMTGSPRHPSIEHRGIVPGELLLNKLEEVNKSVKKIESLVEKSQGIPHNN; encoded by the exons ATGTTGATGGGTCATACTGATGGTCTGTCAGAGCGCAGTACATCGAACCAGCTGCTTCCTGATCCTGAATCTGAATTAGACAACAATGAAGCTGCAGATTCTTCTGAGGAGATACTTTATGCGGCCTCATTTGAGGAGCTTGCGAGAAATCACCTCAAGTATGATACCATCATATGGCTGTCTATATCCCTGCTTCTTGTTCTAGCATGGGGAGTTGGCATCTTTATGTTGATATATCTTCCCATTAGAAGATATGTGATTCGAAATGATATTCACTCACGAAAGTTATATGTCACACCTACTAAAATTGTTTACAAG gtttcgaggcCATCATTCGTACCCTTCTGGCGTCCCGCAATGATTGAGAAGCATGTACCTCTTTCCTTGGTGATTGATATAATAATTGAACAAG gttggcTGCAGTCTATATACGGGATCCATACCTTCAGAGTTGAAAGCGTGGCACATCGAAAAGCTGCACCAGTAGATGAGCTGCAGGTTCAAGGGGTTTCAAACCCTGGTTTACTGAGGAAG GTTATTATCAGAGAAGCTTCCAAAGCCATACAAGATGCTGGCAGAAGTTGGAAGCCTActtcttttgttgttgaagGAGACAGTATGGCTCGTATGACATCAGTGACTGAGGGATCAACTTTTCTTAAGTCACCATCCAAAAGTTGGAAG ATGCAGATGACTGGTTCCCCACGCCATCCTTCAATTGAGCATAGGGGCATAGTGCCTGGTGAACTGCTGCTAAACAAACTTGAAGAAGTCAACAAGTCAGTGAAG AAAATTGAATCACTCGTTGAGAAGTCTCAAGGGATCCCGCACAACAACTGA
- the LOC115743016 gene encoding uncharacterized protein LOC115743016 isoform X4 — MSDSDRSRMIPDGWIFRRKIWRGSDASHYFCPATGQRFSTYKALMHYVEYAKKAKVSIYAPDFGAGKSSGKRKGRSRAKTKVCKPATRGKVPRKGEMAASAALEELPSDVGQITVPKSGISGKFPPKNWEEACLPDSKEVSPAVGQTKVSHQRTEAGSAALKQLPSAVGQNKVPKFGISENIPCKRRKAACLLDAKELSPAVNQTNVPTVGMRAELPPERREEACLPDLKLLSPGDNYSKDLKSALGVEYPPKRLREGYLQLSPAVDPTSIWSPPIRAKIPPRRKNYFGQSSNLGVINESEVNIGSMDMSTMGDFGGFQPYAPLEGGSSETNYDWAFEENIFPFRAEFEAGEEPTISALDNGVQIYMEPSRPCIEHQYRRRNERNKSTRPTVGQLRKKET; from the exons ATGTCTGATTCTGATAGATCTAGAATGATCCCTGATGGCTGGATTTTTCGGCGCAAGATCTGGCGTGGATCTGATGCCTCG CATTACTTCTGTCCTGCCACAGGCCAAAGATTTTCAACCTATAAAGCCCTTATGCACTATGTGGAATATGCTAAAAAAGCAAAGGTTTCCATCTATGCGCCG GACTTTGGTGCTGGTAAATCATCAGGCAAGAGAAAAGGTCGCTCACGTGCTAAGACCAAAGTTTGTAAGCCAGCGACCAGAGGAAAAGTTCCTCGCAAAGGGGAAATGGCTGCATCAGCAGCTCTCGAGGAGCTTCCCTCAG ATGTTGGTCAGATCACGGTTCCAAAGTCTGGAATAAGTGGAAAGTTTCCTCCTAAAAATTGGGAGGAAGCATGCCTGCCAGATTCAAAGGAGGTTTCCCCAG CTGTCGGTCAGACCAAAGTTTCTCACCAAAGGACAGAAGCTGGCTCAGCAGCTCTCAAGCAGCTTCCCTCAG CTGTTGGTCAGAATAAGGTTCCGAAGTTCGGAATTAGTGAAAACATTCCTTGTAAAAGGAGGAAGGCAGCATGCCTGCTGGATGCGAAGGAGCTTTCCCCAG CCGTTAACCAGACCAACGTCCCGACAGTAGGAATGAGAGCAGAACTTCCTCCGGAAAGGAGGGAGGAAGCTTGTCTGCCAGATCTGAAGTTGCTTTCCCCAG GCGACAATTACTCCAAAGACCTGAAGTCAGCATTGGGAGTAGAATATCCTCCCAAAAGGCTGAGGGAAGGTTATCTGCAGCTTTCCCCAG CTGTAGATCCTACCAGCATTTGGAGCCCGCCAATCAGAGCTAAAATTCCTCCTAGAAGGAAGAACTACTTTGGCCAGAGCTCCAATTTAGGGGTCATCAATGAGA GCGAGGTTAACATCGGCTCAATGGACATGAGTACAATGGGGGATTTTGGTGGTTTTCAACCGTATGCTCCACTTGAAGGGGGCTCAAGTGAGACAAATTATGACTGGgcttttgaagaaaatattttccctttcCGAGCCGAGTTTGAAGCTGGTGAGGAACCTACCATCTCTGCCTTAGACAATGGTGTCCAAATTTACATGGAGCCGAGCAGGCCATGCATAGAGCATCAATATCGTAGGAGAAACGAGAGAAATAAAAGCACTCGTCCAACTGTCGGGCAACTCAGGAAGAAGGAAACCTGA
- the LOC115743016 gene encoding uncharacterized protein LOC115743016 isoform X5, whose translation MSDSDRSRMIPDGWIFRRKIWRGSDASHYFCPATGQRFSTYKALMHYVEYAKKAKVSIYAPDFGAGKSSGKRKGRSRAKTKVCKPATRGKVPRKGEMAASAALEELPSDVGQITVPKSGISGKFPPKNWEEACLPDSKEVSPAVGQTKVSHQRTEAGSAALKQLPSDVGQNKVLKFGIGGEFPPKGWKEACLADPEKIFPAVDQTKVPRKRTEAGSAALKQLPSAVGQNKVPKFGISENIPCKRRKAACLLDAKELSPAVNQTNVPTVGMRAELPPERREEACLPDLKLLSPGEVNIGSMDMSTMGDFGGFQPYAPLEGGSSETNYDWAFEENIFPFRAEFEAGEEPTISALDNGVQIYMEPSRPCIEHQYRRRNERNKSTRPTVGQLRKKET comes from the exons ATGTCTGATTCTGATAGATCTAGAATGATCCCTGATGGCTGGATTTTTCGGCGCAAGATCTGGCGTGGATCTGATGCCTCG CATTACTTCTGTCCTGCCACAGGCCAAAGATTTTCAACCTATAAAGCCCTTATGCACTATGTGGAATATGCTAAAAAAGCAAAGGTTTCCATCTATGCGCCG GACTTTGGTGCTGGTAAATCATCAGGCAAGAGAAAAGGTCGCTCACGTGCTAAGACCAAAGTTTGTAAGCCAGCGACCAGAGGAAAAGTTCCTCGCAAAGGGGAAATGGCTGCATCAGCAGCTCTCGAGGAGCTTCCCTCAG ATGTTGGTCAGATCACGGTTCCAAAGTCTGGAATAAGTGGAAAGTTTCCTCCTAAAAATTGGGAGGAAGCATGCCTGCCAGATTCAAAGGAGGTTTCCCCAG CTGTCGGTCAGACCAAAGTTTCTCACCAAAGGACAGAAGCTGGCTCAGCAGCTCTCAAGCAGCTTCCCTCAG ATGTTGGCCAGAACAAGGTTCTGAAGTTTGGAATAGGTGGAGAATTTCCTCCTAAAGGATGGAAGGAAGCATGCCTGGCAGATCCGGAGAAAATTTTCCCAG CCGTCGATCAGACCAAAGTTCCTCGCAAAAGGACGGAGGCTGGCTCAGCAGCTCTCAAGCAGCTTCCCTCAG CTGTTGGTCAGAATAAGGTTCCGAAGTTCGGAATTAGTGAAAACATTCCTTGTAAAAGGAGGAAGGCAGCATGCCTGCTGGATGCGAAGGAGCTTTCCCCAG CCGTTAACCAGACCAACGTCCCGACAGTAGGAATGAGAGCAGAACTTCCTCCGGAAAGGAGGGAGGAAGCTTGTCTGCCAGATCTGAAGTTGCTTTCCCCAG GCGAGGTTAACATCGGCTCAATGGACATGAGTACAATGGGGGATTTTGGTGGTTTTCAACCGTATGCTCCACTTGAAGGGGGCTCAAGTGAGACAAATTATGACTGGgcttttgaagaaaatattttccctttcCGAGCCGAGTTTGAAGCTGGTGAGGAACCTACCATCTCTGCCTTAGACAATGGTGTCCAAATTTACATGGAGCCGAGCAGGCCATGCATAGAGCATCAATATCGTAGGAGAAACGAGAGAAATAAAAGCACTCGTCCAACTGTCGGGCAACTCAGGAAGAAGGAAACCTGA
- the LOC115743014 gene encoding digalactosyldiacylglycerol synthase 2, chloroplastic encodes MDRKQHIAIFTTASLPWMTGTAVNPLFRAAYLSKDGERNITLVIPWLSSNDQGLVYPSNIMFRSPSEQEMYVRQWLEERTGFKFAFSIRFYPGKFSRDKRSILPVGDIVELISDEEADVAVLEEPEHLTWYHHGKRWKTKFRLVIGVIHTNYLEYVKREKNGRLQAFLLKHVNSWVVGIYCHKVIRLSGATQDYPNSIICNVHGVNPKFLEIGQKKMEQQQNEDKAFSKGAYYIGKMIWSKGYKELLKLLGDHQEELTGFEIDLYGNGEDSDQVRKAAEKLALAIRVNPGRDHADPLFHDYKVFLNPSTTDVVCTTTAEALAMGKLVVCANHISNDFFKQFPNCRTYDDGEGFVDATKRALSEEPAQMTDDLSYALSWEAATERFLKAAQLDQASTTKLSRTASDNFMSTSLNLKRRWEDASAYVHYVASGYEMSRRAFGAIPGSLQPDEELCKDLGMPTPPGKRGSRS; translated from the exons ATGGATAGAAAACAACACATTGCAATTTTCACGACCGCAAGCCTACCATGGATGACTGGTACAGCTGTCAACCCTCTTTTCCGTGCTGCATATCTCTCAAAAGATGGAGAGAGAAATATCACTTTGGTGATTCCTTGGTTATCGTCAAATGATCAAGGATTAGTATATCCTAGTAATATCATGTTCAGGTCTCCTTCAGAACAAGAAATGTATGTCCGTCAGTGGCTTGAAGAAAGAACAGGCTTTAAATTTGCTTTCAGCATACGGTTTTACCCTGGAAAG TTTTCCAGAGATAAAAGGAGCATTCTTCCTGTTGGAGATATTGTGGAACTCATCTCCGATGAAGAGGCAGATGTTGCCGTCCTGGAGGAACCAGAACACCTAACATGGTATCATCATGGGAAAAGATGGAAAACTAAGTTTCGCCTTGTTATTGGAGTTATTCACACAAATTACTTGGAAtatgtgaagagagagaagaatggtCGTTTGCAAGCATTTCTTCTTAAACACGTAAATAGCTGGGTTGTCGGCATATATTGTCATAAG GTTATCAGATTATCCGGTGCCACTCAGGattatcccaattctatcatCTGCAATGTCCATGGAGTTAATCCCAAGTTCCTTGAGATTGGCCAGAAAAAGATGGAGCAGCAGCAAAATGAAGACAAAGCCTTTAGCAAAGGTGCTTACTATATTGGCAAGATGATTTGGAGCAAAGGCTACAAGGAGCTACTTAAACTCCTTGGTGATCACCAGGAAGAATTGACTGGGTTTGAGATTGACTTGTATGGGAATGGAGAGGATTCTGATCAAGTTAGGAAAGCTGCAGAGAAGTTGGCACTAGCAATCAGAGTTAACCCAGGGCGTGACCATGCTGATCCCTTGTTCCATGA TTATAAGGTGTTCCTGAATCCAAGCACCACTGATGTAGTCTGTACAACCACAGCTGAAGCACTCGCAATGGGGAAATTGGTTGTCTGTGCGAATCACATATCAAATGACTTCTTTAAGCAGTTTCCAAATTGCCGGACATATGACGATGGCGAAGGATTCGTGGATGCCACTAAAAGGGCACTGAGTGAAGAGCCCGCCCAGATGACCGATGATCTAAGCTACGCATTGTCGTGGGAGGCCGCCACGGAACGGTTTCTGAAGGCTGCTCAGTTGGATCAGGCATCTACAACTAAATTGTCCAGAACTGCTTCCGACAACTTCATGTCCACTTCACTGAATCTAAAGAGGAGATGGGAAGATGCATCTGCATATGTGCACTACGTTGCTTCCGGGTATGAAATGTCACGACGAGCGTTTGGTGCTATTCCTGGTAGCCTCCAGCCAGATGAAGAGTTGTGTAAGGATCTTGGGATGCCTACGCCTCCTGGAAAGAGAGGCTCACGAAGTTGA